The following proteins come from a genomic window of Castor canadensis chromosome 17, mCasCan1.hap1v2, whole genome shotgun sequence:
- the Rnps1 gene encoding RNA-binding protein with serine-rich domain 1, whose amino-acid sequence MDLSGVKKKSLLGVKENNKKSSTRAPSPTKRKDRSDEKSKDRSKDKGATKESSEKDRGRDKTRKRRSASSGSSSTRSRSSSTSSSGSSTSTGSSSGSSSSSASSRSGSSSTSRSSSSSSSSGSPSPSRRRHDNRRRSRSKSKPPKRDEKERKRRSPSPKPTKVHIGRLTRNVTKDHIMEIFSTYGKIKMIDMPVERMHPHLSKGYAYVEFENPDEAEKALKHMDGGQIDGQEITATAVLAPWPRPPPRRFSPPRRMLPPPPMWRRSPPRMRRRSRSPRRRSPVRRRSRSPGRRRHRSRSSSNSSR is encoded by the exons ATGGATTTATCAGGAGTGAAAAAGAAGAGCTTGCTAGGagtcaaagaaaataataaaaagtccaGCACTAG GGCTCCTTCTCCTACCAAACGCAAGGACCGCTCTGATGAGAAGTCCAAGGATCGCTCTAAAGATAAAGGAGCCACCAAGGAGTCAAGCGAGAAGGACCGTGGCAGGGATAAGACTCGGAAGAGGCGCAGTGCTTCCAGTGGAAGCAGCAGCACTAG GTCTCGTTCCAGCTCAACTTCCAGCTCAGGATCCAGCACCAGCACTGGCTCGAGCAGTGGCTCCAGCTCTTCCTCTGCATCCAGCCGCTCGGGAAGTTCCAGCACGTCCCGCAGCTCCAGTTCCAGCAGCTCCTCCGGCTCCCCTAGCCCTTCTCGGCGCAGGCATGACAACAGGCGGCGTTCCCGTTCCAA atcCAAACCACctaaaagagatgaaaaggagaggaaaaggcgGAGCCCTTCCCCTAAACCCACCAAAGTACATATTGGGAGGCTTACTAGGAATGTGACCAAG gatcACATTATGGAAATATTTTCCACCTacggaaaaattaaaatgattgacATGCCTGTAGAAAGGATGCATCCTCACCTATCCAAAGGCTATGCATATGTGGAGTTTGAGAATCCCGATGAAGCTGAAAAGGCGCTGAAACACATGGATGGAG GACAAATTGATGGCCAGGAGATCACTGCTACTGCTGTGCTTGCCCCCTGGCCTAGGCCACCGCCTCGGCGATTCAGCCCCCCCAGGAGAATGCTGCCACCACCTCCCATGTGGCGCAGGTCACCCCCGCGGATGAGGAGAAG GTCACGCTCCCCAAGGCGCAGGTCCCCAGTGCGCAGGCGGTCCCGCTCTCCCGGCCGCCGCCGCCACAGAAGCCGTTCCAGCTCCAACTCCTCTCGATAA